A single window of Papio anubis isolate 15944 chromosome 8, Panubis1.0, whole genome shotgun sequence DNA harbors:
- the CCN4 gene encoding WNT1-inducible-signaling pathway protein 1 isoform X1: MRWFLPWMLAAVTAAAASSVLATALSPAPTTMDFTPAPLEDTSSRPQFCKWPCECPPSPPRCPLGVSLITDGCECCKMCAQQLGDNCTEAAICDPHRGLYCDYSGDRPRYAIGVCAQVVGVGCVLDGVRYSNGQSFQPNCKYNCTCIDGAVGCTPLCLRVRPPRLWCPNPRRVSLPGHCCEQWVCEDDARRPRKTAPRDTGAFDAVGEVEPWHRNCIAYTSPWSPCSTSCGLGVSTRISNVNAQCWPEQESRLCNLRPCDVDIRTLIKAGKKCLAVYQPEASMNFTLAGCISTRSYQPKYCGVCRDSRCCIPYKSKTINVSFQCPDGLGFSRQVLWINACFCNLSCRNPNDIFADLESYPDFSEIAN; encoded by the exons GCCCTCTCTCCAGCCCCTACAACCATGGACTTTACCCCAGCTCCACTGGAGGACACCTCCTCACGCCCCCAATTCTGCAAGTGGCCATGTGAGTGCCCGCCGTCCCCACCCCGCTGCCCGCTGGGGGTCAGCCTCATCACAGATGGCTGTGAATGCTGTAAGATGTGTGCTCAGCAGCTTGGGGACAACTGCACGGAGGCTGCCATCTGTGACCCCCACCGGGGCCTCTACTGTGACTACAGCGGGGACCGCCCGAGGTACGCAATAGGAGTGTGTGCAC AGGTGGTCGGTGTGGGCTGCGTCCTGGATGGGGTGCGCTACAGCAATGGCCAGTCCTTCCAGCCTAACTGCAAGTACAACTGCACATGCATCGACGGTGCGGTGGgctgcacaccactgtgcctccGAGTGCGCCCCCCGCGTCTCTGGTGCCCCAACCCGCGGCGCGTGAGCCTACCCGGCCACTGCTGTGAGCAGTGGGTGTGTGAGGACGACGCCAGGAGGCCACGCAAGACCGCACCTCGTGACACAGGAGCCTTCG ATGCTGTGGGTGAGGTAGAGCCGTGGCACAGGAACTGCATAGCCTACACAAGCCCCTGGAGCCCTTGTTCCACCAGCTGCGGCCTGGGGGTCTCCACTCGGATCTCCAATGTTAATGCCCAGTGCTGGCCTGAGCAAGAAAGCCGCCTCTGCAACCTGCGGCCATGCGATGTGGACATCCGTACACTCATTAAG gcAGGGAAGAAGTGTCTGGCTGTGTATCAGCCAGAGGCATCCATGAACTTCACCCTCGCCGGCTGCATCAGCACACGCTCCTATCAACCCAAATACTGTGGAGTTTGCAGGGACAGCAGGTGCTGCATCCCCTACAAGTCCAAGACCATCAACGTGTCTTTCCAGTGTCCTGATGGGCTTGGCTTCTCCCGCCAGGTCCTATGGATTAATGCCTGCTTCTGCAACCTGAGCTGTAGGAATCCCAATGACATCTTTGCTGATTTGGAATCCTACCCTGACTTCTCAGAAATTGCGAACTAG
- the CCN4 gene encoding WNT1-inducible-signaling pathway protein 1 isoform X2 — translation MRWFLPWMLAAVTAAAASSVLATALSPAPTTMDFTPAPLEDTSSRPQFCKWPCECPPSPPRCPLGVSLITDGCECCKMCAQQLGDNCTEAAICDPHRGLYCDYSGDRPRYAIGVCAHAVGEVEPWHRNCIAYTSPWSPCSTSCGLGVSTRISNVNAQCWPEQESRLCNLRPCDVDIRTLIKAGKKCLAVYQPEASMNFTLAGCISTRSYQPKYCGVCRDSRCCIPYKSKTINVSFQCPDGLGFSRQVLWINACFCNLSCRNPNDIFADLESYPDFSEIAN, via the exons GCCCTCTCTCCAGCCCCTACAACCATGGACTTTACCCCAGCTCCACTGGAGGACACCTCCTCACGCCCCCAATTCTGCAAGTGGCCATGTGAGTGCCCGCCGTCCCCACCCCGCTGCCCGCTGGGGGTCAGCCTCATCACAGATGGCTGTGAATGCTGTAAGATGTGTGCTCAGCAGCTTGGGGACAACTGCACGGAGGCTGCCATCTGTGACCCCCACCGGGGCCTCTACTGTGACTACAGCGGGGACCGCCCGAGGTACGCAATAGGAGTGTGTGCAC ATGCTGTGGGTGAGGTAGAGCCGTGGCACAGGAACTGCATAGCCTACACAAGCCCCTGGAGCCCTTGTTCCACCAGCTGCGGCCTGGGGGTCTCCACTCGGATCTCCAATGTTAATGCCCAGTGCTGGCCTGAGCAAGAAAGCCGCCTCTGCAACCTGCGGCCATGCGATGTGGACATCCGTACACTCATTAAG gcAGGGAAGAAGTGTCTGGCTGTGTATCAGCCAGAGGCATCCATGAACTTCACCCTCGCCGGCTGCATCAGCACACGCTCCTATCAACCCAAATACTGTGGAGTTTGCAGGGACAGCAGGTGCTGCATCCCCTACAAGTCCAAGACCATCAACGTGTCTTTCCAGTGTCCTGATGGGCTTGGCTTCTCCCGCCAGGTCCTATGGATTAATGCCTGCTTCTGCAACCTGAGCTGTAGGAATCCCAATGACATCTTTGCTGATTTGGAATCCTACCCTGACTTCTCAGAAATTGCGAACTAG